GCATGGGCAGGCATTACTGGCAGCTCAGTTGCCTTGTATTAGTCAAAGGTCCAGAgttagtctcgatccggcacacacttttaatctgccaggaagttgcatatcagcgcacactccactgcagagtgaaaaatctccttGTATTATAGTTCTGTTTTCAATTTACTTAATTTCCTGGATCATTAACAGTCGACTCATCCAGGGGGGCTCACCTCTTTAGCAGGTTTGTGCTTTTTTGGAAAAATGTTCGGCACTTTCAGTAGCAGAACAGTCtaaactgttttttgttttttctttcttagtTTCTGTTCTCCTGTCCTAACTCCATTTGCGCATTAGAGGCTGCTCTttttccctgtgcactcctgaaggcaggctccagtcacataactggggactgggtaacatgtaattcccagcAGTACATTGACAGGTAGGGGTTGCACATGCCCTGATACAGGCAGGCCGAGGATGGGTGATAGCCTGAACTGCTACCTTcgcaaattgccaattggtccctctgttgACACCTCATGTCACACCTCCCATACACATGCTCAATTGGAAACTTTCTTGGTCGTGCTGTGTGTCTTACCTGGCTCCATGACACACATGATCCCTAAGTGTCCTGTGTGTCCTCGAAGGTGCTTTCTTGGGTGCAGATTGAGCCACCCTcctgtttgtaccagtcccttgtgtGTTTGAAACTAGACTACAGGTGtttagtttatgcatctgcatgtctgtCCCTCTTACACCTTCTCAATATTATCCACCATAATAGGAGTTTTGCCACTGGTGCCTTTAACACTACCCCAGTTGAGTCTGTATGCTGAGGCTGCTTAACTAGTCATTCTgctatgactttctcctcagcagataacaATGCTGTTAGTCTGCCATGCCTGGTCACCCATCCTATGTTGCCTCCTTAGAGGACTCCTTCGATTGCTAGTATGGGGTGTGTCCCTCTTCTGTTATTTCCCAGAGTTCACTTTCGGCTATTGCTCTGGCAGCtcaacttcacgctacctgccactgCCCTGAtgagtgtgaacccttcaccaccttagcTTAGCTTTGTGCAGTGGCCTCTTTTTGCCTTGGCCTTAATTTCCTTCCTGAAGACACTACTCCAGCATTACCATTTCTCAAAGCTTCACAATCTTTGCACGGAACTTTGTGATAGTGCCTTTGTGTATGCTGATGGCTCTGATGGGCCATGGTGTCGGGTTTACATTCATCACTGACACGAACAATGTTTGGTATTGGCTTCTGGAACATTACAGTTCTGTCATCTGCTCACTCTATTCCATCCAGACTCAGTGTACTATATACCATTTATCCCtttgtgcaacgggtccaggaaagttGTCAGTCACTCTTGacagagccactgtgatgtttgtttGTTCCTGGTTACATCAGTCTGATGGGAAACAAGgtggctgctgctgcagctgcggtCCTTGTACCTtcattctctatctcttccattccCTCTGATCTCTGTTGCCATCTGTCTGCATGTGGTGTTACTTTGGCATCAcaattggtcctcccttcatgggaacaagctctaaGGAATTCGGCATCTCCTAGTGGCTtgaacgacctcctctcggccctcactGCGAGTAGATAATTTTACCTGGGTAGTGTATCAGGTGCGGTCATTTTAGCAATCAccatttaagtggtgctccccccaCCACTTTCTACTCCCCCCACCACTCTGTGCTCACTTCCCTCAACCTCTGATTGTTCACCATCTCCTGACAAAATGCTCTTTTTTAACCACTTAAGTTTCCATTTATGTTTGCAATCTGAGTTATCGGCTGTTTCAGTGAGCGATGTGTGGGCTGTCAATCATGTTTTACTTTTTACATATCATAGCAATATGGTGCAAAATGTTTAATCTACAGCTTATTTTACTGAACTTTGTCAGTCTGTGTTTTTTAGCTATCATTGCTTCTGTCATTTGGGCTTAACATGTTGTTTTTAAATCATTTTTCTTCTTTGTGTTCTATTGTTCTGACAGGGTTgcatatgaccttagttgtttgtATCCCAAAACAATAAACAGCTGACAGCATTTACATCTATAAGAGTGAAATAACTTGAAAAACTGCAAACAGaaaatcaccaattctttcttcttAGACTGAACATTGCTGTAAACTTTTGAATTTTCTGGTATTAATGTAAACTTCCTGCTGACTAACTGAACATGCAACATTCCATTTCCATATTGTTGCCAACAATAGGCCATGACATCTTTCTCATTTTGTCAGCACATGTTAATTTCTTTAGCTGCTACCTGATTTAAAGTTTAATAACATTACTTAATTCACATTTCTGATTAACACAGTTACATGCCTGAAAAAGATGCTTATAGGAATATCTTATATCAACTTCACGGAAAAATTTGTTGGAGAATTGTAAAATTTCTTTACTCAAGAAATACTGGTATCATACTCGGATTAAAAAGTCAAAGTAAATAAGTGGATTTTAACATTCATCCAGTATGTTAAAGATTTCCTTATTGGTTGTAGCAGTCTGTCAGATTCATTACCATGAAGGCACTAAAAATTATCTTTGTCACAAAGTTGACATTCATGTGATAAATGAGGTAGTGTTCTCATAATCATGAATTACCTCCTTTTAAGTATTTTAACAAAGTAATATTTTCTTGCATTTGTACATAAATGATTGACGTACCACATCTGAAACATACTGATTGTAAGTAAGCAGAgagcttaaaagaaaagtttcatgAGTAATGCATAGACTCATAAAGACAACCCATTGTTTCAGGCAGAAGAAATCACACTGACTATTGGGCAAGCCTTTGACTTAGCCTACCGAAGGTTTTTAGAGACATCAGGGAAAGATTTGGAAGTGCAGCGTAGGCTTGTGGTGTTAACACAAAGAAACTGCAAGTTGGAAAAAGAAGTTTCTGTTCTTCGGCAGAGGTTAAATGATATTGCACAAATTAAAGGCCAGGTGAGTTTCTACTCGAGCTTCTAGTAGTGATACATTTCAACTTGGGAAATGCATAGAAAATTCATGTTCTGATGTTTGTTCCATAGACCTTACTGCAGAAAACTGTAGATGCAAGGAAACAGTGTGATGTACTAGCTACTAAAAAGATGCTTGTAAAGCAACTGCAGTAGTGCACTAAGATAAATTGAACTGCTGCTGAAAATGATTTTTCAAGGAAACTGGTGAAACTGTTAAGGTGGCATGTACTGACTTTGGGTGGTTGGCTGCCACTGCTgtaattctctccataatacttaCAAATTATTGTAATATAGTGAACATCTTTCATACATGATCTTGACATATTGTGCCCAAATTCTCTTCTAGAGAAGCATATTCATCAAATGGTGTACTTCCAGTAAATTTACCAACGAAAATACCCATTTCATAGTTCTACGTACAGTTATTAAGGTATATTGTAGTAGAGTGCTAAAGACTTTCCTTTCTATTTTTCCTGCCCATTGTTAACTGGTTTAATATCACTGAATCACTAAAGGGCTCTATAGTATGCTGCTTCCAGTAACACACATAAAAATGAACTCTTCAGGTGTCAGTATTAAGTCTTTTTATAGGCCCAAAATAATGAGGAACCTGTTAGTAAAACTGAATCTTCAGAACcattttcaaatagtgaaactctTATTGCCTTAGTTTTTACATAGTTCTGAAACTGTCCTTGGTCTACAAGCATTAAAAATTGCAAGTTTTTCAGAGTGATGTTGAGGAATACATGGTGAAGAATGGAATAAGTGACTTACTTACAGTAAACCATTCCAACAGTAGCTCAAGTTCAGCAAGCTCACCCACACCTGAAATGTCACAAGTGGAAGTTCTAGCATCTGTACAGAGCACTGACAACAAAGTAAGTTGTAGCACATAagtcatttttttcttcaaaaaatgtcaGTTACGTGGAGGCTGTCATTAATGTTAACTGACTAAACATGACATTCCTTCTTAAAATACAGCTTAAAACTAATGAAGCTGGTTGTAAACAAAATTGATAATTTGCAGTCTTGCACTAGGTGTGATGTTAAATACATTTCACCTTGTAATTTCATATGCACATCACTGGCACCTGGTATATTATAAGGTAGTTTTCAGTGATGGCTAGAAGATAATTCACTTAAATAAACTTTTAAGTGGTGGCCTTTTGCTTTCTTCCCTTAAGTTTCATTTAGTTTGTCAACTGCTTAATTGTTCATTTAATTAATTGTTAAATGGACTTCACTAAAAGGAAATTTGAATACTTTACTAACttaaagaaacaaattaaattcTGGGCAGTTTCATGCAGCCAAAATAGTTGGACAGCAAAAACTAATTAGCGTCTTGGTGTTGACTAATTGACTGGTTTAAACTTGGTAAACAGAAATGTTATTACTGCTTTTCTGCTGCAGTTACTACTGCACCCTTTATGACAATTAACTTCTCTATATCAATGAAGTGTTGAACTTCCCAACTCATGGCTAAAAGTGTGGAAAAAGCTGTTTAATTGCTAAGGGGTAACTTCCTTGCACTGAAGTGGAGCAGTTGTATAAGGTTCCTAAATTTCTCTTCAGCTGAATTAATTGTAACCCCAGAAAAGACTTGCAGTAAATTATACCAATTTTTTGGAATGAAATGCCTTTTAAAGTTAGTACAAGTAAATAATTAGTAAAAATAGTATGctaataatttatatttgtgcaTTCAGAAAAATGTCTTGTGGTTCAATCAGAACAAATCTCTGAACAATTGAAGTTTCCTCACTAATGTTAAAAATTGGCAGAAGTGTGCCATTTCCcatgaaaaaggaaagaaattatgTTTGGAAGTGCAAGTAAAGTGTTTTCTAATAAGACAAACTAAGGATAGCTTCTGTGTTAAACTAGTAACAAAGCAATAAACTTTGGGCTGTTACAAAAACTGGCTAAATGCCTTAGTTATATGGAGTTTTGCAAAACTTCAGTTTATAGAGTATTGAAGACTGCAGATGATAAAAATGGCAGAGCTGGAAAAATCGTTGAATTATggcaaatttttatttcctttaaaggAGAACGGTGCTTTGCTGAACTTCAGCTCTAGTTCAAGTAATGGATTCAGCAGCACTCCTCAGTTACCATCAGCAAGTTCACTCCAGCCACCACCAGTACCACCAAGGGCTTTTGAAGCTCCAAAACCATCATTTGGAGACGACTTCATGAGGtaaaatttttttcctttgtaataaaatttttgcaaatgcACTAAGTTTTCCActtactagaaattttaaaaattttcagtgaaCAACCTGCAGTTGGGAGGAAATTGGAAGGTCTGTTACTAGATGAAATAGAAGACTTCAATCCACGAGCACATGAGCAGCCTGTGAATGGATCATCTTCACCTCCACCATTGTGTGAGTATTGTAGTTGTCACGCCATCTAATTTGCAGCTGTCTGCACTAatgtattctgtgcaagcctcatttctgcataactactgcaacttatgcCCAGTTGAACCTGGTTAATGTAGTAAAGCCCAGGTGTTCCTCTGAATTTCCTCCTCTGTTGTGAACTGGGCACATCCACTTTGATGAAAATCTGACTGCTGTTGAAAAAGACTAGGGCAGGTGTCCTTATATGATGCATGTGTGGATTCTAGGGCGGCACACTTCCAGTGAAAGAAATACAGAACAGTGCATagtaaaatatattaaattatgCAACTATAGTAACACTGGCTACAGGAATTTTAGAATCAAAGTTTTTGCCGATCGGTCCTGTATTGACAAGTTCTGTGGTCACTAACTAGGGGTAGTAGCCTTTATCATAAACTGTTATTTACTAATATCTGATTTTTCCTGTAACAATTTCAAAATAATGTTCCAGTGGCACCACCACCAAAGGCAGCTAGAGAGGTACCACGCCGTGTGTTCACTCAGAACAATGGTTCATCAGACATCTTTCAAGAAGATTTATTTGGCTCCACGCCTTTCAATCCTGCAGCATCACAAAGCCATATACCACCAGCTGGTACTGTACTACCCCACTCCAGTCCAAACCCACCTGTTGCCTGTGACCCATTTGGTATGGGAGACTtcggtggcaccagcaatgttggcaCTTCCCAGCAGGAGCTGGAGAATGCAATTGGGCTTATAGACAAACGCATTTTGGAAATGAAGGTATTTAATATTGGGCATTAATGCCTCATTGAACACTATGTAAACTGTAACCATGTAGTAAGATCTTCATAATGTGTCAGGTGGAAATTGGCTTTGAGAATTAATGAGAAAGCAAGCTGAAACTGTCAGGTCCAGTGCTGCCATGGACACTGCAGAAATTTTTCATTACTGTTAAATAATGTAAAGGTGAACCAAATTGGCTTAAGTTTAAACTATTCTTATGATTTTGCATAAGcataaataaaatagaaacccAGCATAGTCATAAAATTTGTGACATTGCAGAGGTGGCTTAGAAAGTCTGTTCCTTGATTTTCCACAGTTCAGAATGGGTGGCAAAATTTGGATGCATTGTGCACTTCAatgaatgtgaagaaatcaaactaCCCTGCAAAACAGGCAGTGTGCAAACATGGAAAATTTCACTCACACTTGTAACTTCGTTTGTTTGTAGCTTAAATTATGCATAGGCctactgattttattttataaatttgatTAACAGTAAAGAAAAAGGTTTTGATAAGTCTGTGTTATCTTGTATGATAGATACTTAAGTCTGCAAGTCAGTTAACCGAATGGAGGTCATTCCAAATGAAAAATTCTCCTATAAATACTGTTTTTGTTCTGCAGGTGTTGTTTAAAGTTGTCATTACCAACACAAGCAAAGAAATGATTCAGAAGTTTGTGGATTTCATTCAGTTTAGTGCTGAAGTTCTTAATTTTACTGCAGTCCTGCTAATCAGCTGCTCCAAAATGCTTTCTTTAATGTTGAGGACAGGAATCTTCCCaccttcatgcagtaaaattgaaAGTGAACATTTATGGACTATTCACTGTAGTTTCTAGTCAACCACTAAGAACATATTCCTAATACATTGCAGGATGATCCACATTTAACATGCTGTGTGTTACAGTTGGATCTAGAGATAATGCTTCTTCCTGACACATTGTCCTTCGGTGGCTTTTGCTGAGATATATTTAAACTATAGTATGCATTTCAGTGTTCACACCAATAACCAAGGTATCAGACTAGATTGCCTTAATGCGCTTCTGGCTTATTTAGCATTTTGCTGGTATTTTATATTTcaaataattacttttatttttgtctttaagtTCCACCTTTTTGTAGAGATGTCCCTGTTCAGaaactggaagaaaatgaaataatttgaaaGAGTTTTACAGGTTATTGATGTGATCATTTAGTTGAGTGGGAATAAAGATATTCACAACTTTGTGAATCAGAATTCATGGTTCAGGACAATTCCAGTGACATCATTAGATCTGTAAAGAAGATGGCAATATTTCAAAGTGATTCTGACAATAGCAAAAGTGATTGTTCTTTGGATTGGTGGGTCATAGTACTGATCCTTGCAGCCTCCCACCCCTGCACTGACACAGCCAGAGATACTTCTGGTGTCCTCTTGGATGTGTGAAGCTGCAATCACTAGTACACTAGTCTCCTCATTTGTCAGAATCTGAGTAAATGTTTGACTCTACATAAATTTAGATATTAAATTTAAAGATAGTCTGTGGCTCCTAGGGCTGTCAAATTGTGTCCTTAATTTGttcatttttgtacaaattttggAACAGTGTtactttatgtattttattttttgcaattgttaaaagaaataaatttagaTATCTTCAAATCTTTTGTGTATACTTCTTACCCATTTACAAAGTCCACTGCATATAGGCTGATCCTGGAATGCCACATAAACACTAATTACTTTAATTAGAAATATCAGTAGTAGTAACTGAAGGTAGCAGTCAGCTATGGTCTGATAACATAGCTTCACACAGTGCATGAATTTGGATAGTTacacaaaactgataaaaatgcagTGCTAAATTTTGCCTTTATTTTCAAACTGTACAGATCTTGGTTGGCTGCAAAATAGTTAAAAGCAGTATAGTGAATGTGGAAAATTAACTCCTAATGTTCTGTCTTCACAGAAAAAATTAAATAGGTATTAACACATTTTGTAAAGTAAGTGTTAATAACAGGTTGTTTGGTGTGACCTAATGTCGTAAATTAGTGCTGGTCTGTAACCactttttggtggtggtggtggtggtggtggtggtattcctACCTTCTGGATTAGTGCCTAATATCTACACATTCCTCAGATGTGTACCACTTAATAGTAAAATTAAAATAGCTTAGTTTTTGTAATTGGCTGATAGTAACAGGTGGCTGTGCATTGAATTAAATGAAAAGATTTCTGTTAAACACATTATTAAACCAGTGTTTTAGGTTCACTGTCAACGATTGTAAACTGTTTCAAAGGACTAGCAAAGTTGTGGTCAATTATGTAAGAAAACTTCATATCTCAAGTCTGAATGGTGTTTAGCTTAAGGGTTAAATATTGTAATAAAATTTCTCATACTTGAAATTTTTCTTCCTCCTATCATTCACAAAATCAATTTTGTTAAATTCCTGTTTAGATTATCAGAATAACCTTCAGTGATTCAGTGCTGCAATGTTGCTTTGATTCACTGACAGGAGGTGGTTTGTGGATTTCATCACAAATTGGTAGATGAGGCTAACactgtcaaatttttttttctgctaGTGTGGTTTAGTAGACCCTTGAGACATAATAGGTGGTTCCTTATGTTCCAGGATGGTTTTAGCAGAGGGCTTTCTTTTGGCAATGATGATTTCTCTCTTGAAAGCCTTGACCCACTGCGCAACTGATTTACCATAAACATGGAAAAAACTGAGTCTCCAATGGACACTGATACTATATATCTAATTTATATTAGTTACTTGGATAACATATATAAAAAATCAATAATCATTGAACTGTATTTTTAATAATTGCATTGTCCAGTATACTGTATTGTGTCCAGTATATTCTTCACATAAAgcttgtatgagatgaaatgtaTTACTTGCGAGGTATAAATTCTTGCATTAGAGAGAAATTATGTTAAAGATAATGCATTTTATGCATTTAGAACAGTGATTATTTCATGTTAACCTACATGTGTATATAAGTATAGTAATGAAAATGTATTCATTTTGTCTAAGGATAAATATCATGTTAAGTTCATAAATCAGAAGTTCTGGAACATTTATGCATGACACTAAACATCTTCATGCAGTGTTTGCAGAGAGCCAAAGCTTTTAATTATACTCAGTTTGTGTGATAGATGTTAAAGGTGAAATACTGTGATCTCTAGTTCCTTCAACAATTAGGTGCATATTCACTCAGAGcatatttaaaaacattaaatCCATCGTGAGCAGTATTGAAATGGAAACTACGCACAGTTTATTGCCATTCAGAAAATTTCAGTATTAAAGTTGGTAATATTTTCGTCTGTGCAGATTCTTCATtttaatgtgacataaatttcttaaatcagtggaaactttatttgttgtaaaagtattttgtaaaataaaaactatTGAACTGTTTTTCCAATTATCTGAGATTCCCCAAACCTGGCCTTTTCCTTTAACATGAAATGTTTCGCACCATTATAAAGTAGGATGATAAAACAATCCTTTAAATATAAAATAGGAAATTGAAACACCattcagccatctaaatttcctGTTACATTGAGTAACCTGTTAGACTGCTACTTTATGCAATCCTTCAGCCTCCTAGGTGATGTGTAGGAAGATTGCCACATGTGGTCCAGTTGAAACACAGGCCAGTATCCAATGCTAGTACCTGTAGATTTCTTAACACAGTGATCCTTCTGATCATCAAATGTTGGCAAATGATTAAAGGGATTACTGTGTTAAGAAATCTGCAGATAACATTGAATGGTAGCCCCCTATTTTGActagacaaaatgtgatattcttCCTACATATGTCAGGGGGCCTGAAAATGGTGTAATGTAGCATGGAAACGTGTTACTCAAAAAAACTTCAAATTTAGATGTCAAATGGTGTTTTGATCACccattttatactgaacagccaATGTCCCACAACCATTTGTGTAAATATCTTCTAACAGAGAAGCCTTTAAATTGTGAATTTCAAATATCAGTATAACTACTACATAAGTGAGGGAAAGATGAGAGGAAATAGTATGCCACCAAATAACACCTGATACTAGACCCAAGAAAGTAGGTGTGGTTTGCATGTTCCTAATTTTCATAGTGTAAGAACAAGTAAGAGAGAAGACTACGTCCTTGACTACTAAAGCAAAGGGAACAAAGCACTGCTCTTAGAGGCCTTCTCAGCAAGACTGATTTCAAAGTTTCATGGGTGGCACCTGAGTCAACGATCTAATTTCCCTAACAAACTTTACTGATTTTACTATAGGTGAGAGTAGAGCAAGTTTAAGTGACTGCTCAGGTGGTGATTTTGCATATG
This sequence is a window from Schistocerca nitens isolate TAMUIC-IGC-003100 chromosome 3, iqSchNite1.1, whole genome shotgun sequence. Protein-coding genes within it:
- the LOC126248755 gene encoding PTB domain-containing engulfment adapter protein 1-like isoform X2, whose product is MMMRNSALLKWAQNNTSKQTVKEGNRNWIHPPDALQRGHIAYLVKFLGNTEVDQPKGITVVKESIRKLKFCQQLRKAEGNKTPKVELTISIDGVAIQTPKTKVIMHQYPLHRISYCADDKGEKKFFSFIAKEADSETHNCFVFVSDKLAEEITLTIGQAFDLAYRRFLETSGKDLEVQRRLVVLTQRNCKLEKEVSVLRQRLNDIAQIKGQSDVEEYMVKNGISDLLTVNHSNSSSSSASSPTPEMSQVEVLASVQSTDNKENGALLNFSSSSSNGFSSTPQLPSASSLQPPPVPPRAFEAPKPSFGDDFMSEQPAVGRKLEGLLLDEIEDFNPRAHEQPVNGSSSPPPLLAPPPKAAREVPRRVFTQNNGSSDIFQEDLFGSTPFNPAASQSHIPPAGTVLPHSSPNPPVACDPFGMGDFGGTSNVGTSQQELENAIGLIDKRILEMKDGFSRGLSFGNDDFSLESLDPLRN
- the LOC126248755 gene encoding PTB domain-containing engulfment adapter protein 1-like isoform X1, with amino-acid sequence MFVCGGVPMMMRNSALLKWAQNNTSKQTVKEGNRNWIHPPDALQRGHIAYLVKFLGNTEVDQPKGITVVKESIRKLKFCQQLRKAEGNKTPKVELTISIDGVAIQTPKTKVIMHQYPLHRISYCADDKGEKKFFSFIAKEADSETHNCFVFVSDKLAEEITLTIGQAFDLAYRRFLETSGKDLEVQRRLVVLTQRNCKLEKEVSVLRQRLNDIAQIKGQSDVEEYMVKNGISDLLTVNHSNSSSSSASSPTPEMSQVEVLASVQSTDNKENGALLNFSSSSSNGFSSTPQLPSASSLQPPPVPPRAFEAPKPSFGDDFMSEQPAVGRKLEGLLLDEIEDFNPRAHEQPVNGSSSPPPLLAPPPKAAREVPRRVFTQNNGSSDIFQEDLFGSTPFNPAASQSHIPPAGTVLPHSSPNPPVACDPFGMGDFGGTSNVGTSQQELENAIGLIDKRILEMKDGFSRGLSFGNDDFSLESLDPLRN